In the Candidatus Methylomirabilota bacterium genome, one interval contains:
- a CDS encoding copper resistance protein has translation FVVLVLGFGTFEWMVRTGRIRSPRAALVFPILCSVGGALLLTHSHASLNIKAEYLIEVTHAPLGVIAMLVGWGRWLELRLPPGETALPGRVWSVGLAMVGVLLLLYRES, from the coding sequence CTTCGTCGTCCTCGTGCTTGGCTTCGGCACCTTCGAGTGGATGGTGCGCACGGGGCGTATCCGCTCGCCCCGCGCCGCCCTGGTCTTCCCCATCCTCTGCTCGGTGGGCGGCGCCCTTCTCCTCACGCACTCTCACGCCTCGCTGAACATCAAGGCGGAGTACCTGATCGAAGTAACGCACGCGCCCCTGGGCGTGATCGCCATGCTGGTGGGCTGGGGGCGCTGGCTCGAGCTGCGCCTCCCGCCTGGAGAAACCGCGCTGCCCGGGCGAGTGTGGTCAGTCGGTCTTGCGATGGTCGGCGTGCTGCTGCTTCTCTACCGCGAGAGCTAG